From Herbiconiux flava, one genomic window encodes:
- a CDS encoding phytoene desaturase family protein, whose product MPDVSVVGGGPNGLAAAVTMARAGLSVELYERSPTLGGGARTMELTLPGFLHDVGSAVHPMGLASPFFRAFQLSRRIPFLVPEVSYVHPLAGTTAGVAYRDLDQTVDELGIDGGAWRHLMRPLVEHIDGVTDFTGSQLLRLPRDPVTALRFGLRTLEQGSPAWNLRFRGDTAPAMISGVSAHTIGRMPSLASSGAGLVLAAHAHARGWAIPVGGSQSIIDSMRQDLEAHGGVVHTGVEIDDLRSLPESTATLLDVSAASLKRIAGPALPDSYRSRLDRFRFGDGIAKVDFALSAPVPWANPEARRTGTLHLGGTRAELARAEAAVARGEHATAPYVLVSQPTVLDPSRAPAGKHVLWAYIHVPRGSTLDPTAVVTDAVERYAPGFRDVIEASSAMSAAEVERYDPNFVGGDISSGALSIRQMLARPVVSARPWRTPARGVYLASSSTPPATGVHGLCGYYAARTALRDMFSLPVPSLRID is encoded by the coding sequence ATGCCTGACGTCTCCGTGGTCGGCGGCGGACCGAATGGTCTCGCCGCGGCCGTGACGATGGCGCGAGCCGGGCTCTCGGTCGAACTCTACGAGCGATCCCCGACCCTGGGTGGCGGTGCCCGCACGATGGAGCTCACGCTCCCGGGCTTTCTCCACGATGTCGGTTCGGCCGTACATCCGATGGGCCTGGCATCGCCGTTCTTCAGGGCCTTCCAGCTCTCGCGCCGGATCCCGTTCCTCGTGCCAGAGGTCTCGTACGTGCATCCGCTCGCCGGTACGACTGCCGGCGTCGCCTATCGCGACCTCGACCAGACCGTCGACGAACTCGGCATAGACGGCGGCGCGTGGCGGCACCTCATGCGACCGCTGGTCGAGCACATCGACGGCGTCACGGATTTCACAGGCTCGCAGCTGCTCCGACTGCCGCGCGACCCGGTGACCGCCCTCCGTTTCGGCCTGCGAACCCTCGAGCAGGGCTCCCCCGCCTGGAACCTGCGATTCCGGGGCGACACGGCACCGGCCATGATCAGCGGCGTCTCTGCACACACGATCGGCCGGATGCCCTCGCTCGCGTCGTCCGGAGCAGGACTCGTGCTCGCCGCTCACGCCCACGCCCGGGGCTGGGCCATCCCGGTGGGCGGCAGCCAGTCGATCATCGACAGTATGCGACAGGATCTCGAAGCCCACGGTGGCGTCGTGCACACGGGCGTCGAGATCGACGACCTGCGATCCCTGCCGGAGAGCACTGCGACACTGCTCGACGTGTCGGCGGCCTCTCTGAAGAGGATCGCTGGCCCTGCCCTGCCCGACTCGTACCGGTCGCGCCTCGACCGGTTCCGGTTCGGCGACGGCATCGCGAAGGTCGACTTCGCTCTGTCCGCTCCCGTTCCTTGGGCTAACCCTGAAGCGCGTCGGACGGGGACACTCCATCTGGGCGGCACTCGAGCGGAACTCGCCCGCGCCGAGGCCGCGGTGGCGCGCGGAGAGCACGCGACGGCCCCCTACGTCCTGGTCTCCCAGCCAACAGTTCTCGACCCGAGCCGCGCACCGGCCGGCAAGCACGTGCTCTGGGCCTATATCCACGTGCCCCGCGGGTCGACCCTCGACCCGACCGCGGTGGTCACCGACGCCGTGGAGCGGTACGCCCCGGGTTTCCGGGACGTCATCGAGGCTTCGTCCGCCATGTCGGCGGCGGAGGTGGAACGCTACGATCCGAACTTCGTGGGAGGGGACATCTCGTCGGGGGCCCTGTCCATCCGGCAGATGCTGGCCCGCCCGGTGGTCTCGGCCCGACCATGGCGGACTCCCGCGCGGGGCGTCTACCTCGCCTCGTCGTCGACGCCCCCTGCTACCGGAGTCCACGGTCTCTGCGGCTATTACGCGGCCCGCACCGCCCTTCGAGACATGTTCTCTCTGCCTGTGCCGTCGCTGAGGATCGACTGA
- a CDS encoding right-handed parallel beta-helix repeat-containing protein: protein MGVSTMPNFSRRIFLGATGIGAFSLVAGVPIEKAMAAGGPQTPALAALSGTTADASPAIIEYLRSASGAIVLSGDYFLDSVIEVPPAVTQLEVTAGSRLKVRGDHPALSRTGTIVYREQTPATMAKGKTAITVKDAAKYKANEYLLVAGDDGLSGTGDRYGYLRRVTSASGTTVQLDKALPRAISIKPRTALVSLAPSLTITGAGEILHSSPLSSTSPLVRFFATDNPRLIGVDLHDNGATGVLVANCRNGLIDCTIRDLADDEANGRFGYGVNVAGATRGLTVRGTISRARHAVTTNVGPFVSVMGAAGEPEDCRFEPVAIDCSDKSVDTHRLGWNTTIVPHITGGRGGVQVRADSTRVIGGTITGSAGPGISVNPLVAVAPVIDGTVISYLKPSGVALLADAPVIASNLDIRDCYGVNIVLASGSTVTGGSIVAGGATGVRFRGSGNSVTGIRLGSNVTTPFTEDPGASGNTFTASTEAPGALPAPKNTALPKVGGTAQVGQRLTIDDGTWDVGPLTFAFTWLRNGTPISGATNRTYRTYDVVSADAGAALSVLVSAKRAGYQDASATSEPTAPVAQGAALVPSVAPVVSGTAKPAGTLTVTRGTWTPAAQSTSCAWFTNGVANGTTGTSYKVRSSDVGKKITVTVTAKRTGWQTGTYTPAATTITA, encoded by the coding sequence TTGGGGGTCTCGACCATGCCGAATTTCTCGCGACGCATATTTCTCGGTGCAACTGGGATTGGGGCGTTCAGTCTCGTCGCCGGGGTGCCCATCGAGAAGGCGATGGCCGCCGGAGGCCCGCAGACACCCGCTTTGGCCGCGCTGTCAGGGACGACGGCCGATGCCTCCCCGGCGATCATCGAATACCTCCGATCCGCATCCGGGGCCATCGTCCTATCCGGTGACTACTTCTTGGACTCGGTCATCGAGGTGCCACCAGCGGTCACTCAACTGGAGGTGACAGCCGGCAGCCGACTGAAGGTCAGGGGCGATCATCCGGCCCTGTCTCGAACCGGCACCATCGTCTACCGGGAACAGACCCCGGCCACCATGGCCAAGGGCAAGACCGCGATCACGGTGAAGGACGCTGCGAAGTACAAGGCCAACGAGTACCTGCTCGTAGCGGGCGACGACGGACTCTCGGGCACTGGCGACCGCTACGGCTATCTTCGGCGCGTGACGAGTGCCTCCGGCACGACCGTGCAACTCGACAAAGCACTCCCCCGCGCCATCTCCATCAAACCGCGCACCGCCCTGGTCAGCCTGGCACCGAGTCTGACCATCACCGGGGCCGGCGAGATCCTGCATTCCTCGCCTCTCAGCAGCACATCACCGCTCGTGCGTTTCTTCGCCACGGACAACCCCCGTTTGATCGGCGTCGACCTCCACGACAATGGAGCCACGGGGGTGCTCGTGGCGAACTGCCGGAACGGACTCATCGACTGCACCATCCGCGACCTGGCCGACGACGAAGCGAACGGCCGCTTCGGCTACGGCGTCAACGTCGCCGGCGCCACGCGGGGCCTGACCGTCCGCGGCACCATCAGCCGGGCGCGGCACGCCGTCACCACGAACGTCGGTCCTTTCGTGAGCGTCATGGGCGCGGCCGGCGAGCCGGAGGACTGCCGCTTCGAACCGGTGGCCATCGACTGCTCCGACAAGTCCGTCGACACCCACCGGCTCGGTTGGAACACGACCATCGTTCCGCACATCACCGGGGGACGCGGTGGTGTCCAGGTGCGCGCCGACAGCACGCGGGTGATCGGCGGCACGATCACGGGCAGTGCCGGACCCGGCATCTCGGTCAATCCGCTCGTCGCCGTGGCTCCGGTCATCGACGGCACCGTCATCAGCTACCTGAAGCCGTCCGGCGTGGCTCTTCTGGCCGATGCGCCGGTGATCGCGTCCAACCTCGACATCCGCGACTGCTACGGCGTCAACATCGTACTGGCGTCAGGGTCCACCGTGACCGGTGGGTCGATCGTCGCGGGAGGGGCCACCGGTGTGCGATTCCGCGGGAGCGGGAACTCCGTCACGGGCATCCGGCTGGGCAGCAACGTCACCACTCCGTTCACGGAGGATCCTGGTGCCTCCGGCAACACATTCACGGCCTCCACGGAGGCACCGGGCGCCCTGCCCGCCCCGAAGAACACGGCGCTGCCCAAGGTGGGCGGCACCGCCCAGGTCGGACAGCGACTGACGATCGATGACGGCACCTGGGACGTGGGGCCCCTCACGTTCGCCTTCACGTGGCTTCGTAACGGGACTCCTATCTCGGGCGCGACGAACCGCACCTACCGCACGTACGACGTGGTCAGTGCCGATGCGGGCGCCGCGTTGAGCGTGCTCGTCTCTGCGAAACGCGCCGGCTACCAGGATGCCTCGGCGACCTCGGAACCGACCGCTCCGGTCGCACAGGGCGCAGCACTCGTGCCCTCGGTCGCACCGGTGGTGTCCGGCACGGCGAAGCCCGCCGGCACCTTGACCGTGACACGCGGCACCTGGACGCCGGCAGCTCAATCGACCAGCTGCGCCTGGTTCACGAACGGGGTGGCCAACGGGACGACCGGAACGAGCTACAAGGTGCGGTCGTCCGATGTCGGCAAGAAGATCACGGTGACGGTCACTGCGAAGCGCACTGGGTGGCAGACGGGCACCTACACGCCTGCGGCCACCACCATCACCGCGTGA
- a CDS encoding glycosyltransferase family 2 protein: MTESVSCIIPTHARTDFLREAVESVLAQIRLPSEIIVVTDVEDDATDALCAEIARSSPVAVTLVHNEGLSGASSSRNLGAAEASGQLLAFLDDDDKWKPDYLETAVRLLENSSADGVATWLEMFRDQATAPGLHVSPGLAAAAAASNNPGVTGSNFIVTAGAFARLGGFDELLPVKNDGDFFFRFLLEGFDYVVNPRAAVLQRKHSSGQLTGRTEFRAAGLEAYLAKHRRHLTLADRRFIRLSAARIRYHAAQSRGAKVRQLALGAFYSSPKTILDSVRGRSTKDFWIVAGFDPDGRA; the protein is encoded by the coding sequence ATGACCGAGAGCGTCAGCTGCATCATCCCCACCCACGCGCGCACCGACTTCCTCCGGGAAGCCGTGGAATCCGTCCTCGCCCAGATCCGGCTCCCGAGCGAGATCATCGTCGTGACGGATGTCGAGGATGATGCGACGGACGCTCTGTGTGCCGAGATCGCCCGATCATCGCCGGTGGCCGTGACGCTGGTGCACAACGAGGGCCTGTCAGGGGCGTCGAGCTCTCGCAATCTGGGCGCTGCCGAAGCGAGTGGGCAGCTGCTCGCCTTCCTCGATGACGATGACAAGTGGAAGCCCGACTACCTCGAGACGGCCGTCCGGCTCCTCGAGAACTCCAGCGCCGACGGAGTGGCGACCTGGCTCGAGATGTTCCGAGACCAGGCGACGGCGCCCGGGCTGCATGTCAGCCCTGGGCTGGCCGCGGCCGCCGCCGCCTCGAACAATCCTGGCGTCACGGGCAGTAACTTCATCGTGACGGCGGGGGCGTTCGCTCGACTCGGCGGATTCGATGAGCTGCTTCCCGTGAAGAACGACGGCGACTTCTTCTTCCGCTTCCTGCTCGAAGGATTCGACTACGTGGTGAATCCTCGCGCCGCGGTGCTGCAGCGCAAGCACTCCTCCGGACAGCTGACCGGCCGCACCGAGTTCAGGGCAGCCGGCCTCGAGGCCTACCTCGCCAAGCACCGGCGACACCTGACCCTCGCGGACCGGCGTTTCATCCGCCTGTCCGCTGCGCGCATCCGCTATCACGCCGCGCAGTCGCGGGGAGCGAAGGTCAGACAGCTGGCGCTCGGAGCGTTCTACTCATCGCCCAAGACGATCCTCGACAGCGTGCGCGGGCGCTCGACCAAAGACTTCTGGATCGTCGCGGGCTTCGACCCTGACGGCAGGGCGTGA
- a CDS encoding nucleotide sugar dehydrogenase translates to MQVAVIGLGYVGCVTAACLADAGNTVVGIDSVAMKVEAVNAGHTPIVEPGLDEMVAANHAAGRLSASTDFARIDDVDVVFVCVGTPSAETGALDLTYVRAVATHLGTRLQGRSKPLTVVLRSTVLPGTTRNEFIPLMESSSGLTEGTDFFVTFTPEFLRESSAIIDFQNPPLSVIGAEHPASAELPAELFSSLGVPVQVVSTGVAEGLKYASNAYHAVKVTFANEIARICQASDIDGREVMSLFVQDRDLNVSAKYLRPGFAFGGSCLPKDVKALQHHADELAETVPLLQSLNDSNDRHIMRIVDVVKGFGVTSVAQIGLSFKPSTDDLRESPYVKLAAALEAEGIAVKAYDPIVDVDRLMGANAAFVEATLPHLSEMLTDSVTDCLEGAEVILLGTNNAEVCEEVLAHEAVAVVDLSGMLPVRVENLLRSRDVRPGTRAYTGAAW, encoded by the coding sequence TTGCAGGTCGCAGTCATCGGGCTCGGATATGTCGGATGCGTCACGGCGGCATGCCTGGCCGACGCAGGGAACACGGTCGTCGGAATCGACTCCGTCGCGATGAAGGTCGAGGCGGTGAACGCCGGGCACACGCCCATCGTGGAGCCGGGGCTCGACGAGATGGTGGCTGCCAACCATGCCGCCGGGCGCCTCAGTGCGAGCACTGACTTCGCGCGCATCGACGACGTCGACGTCGTCTTCGTCTGCGTCGGGACGCCCTCGGCAGAGACGGGCGCTCTGGACCTGACCTACGTGCGGGCTGTCGCCACCCACCTCGGCACAAGACTGCAGGGTCGGAGCAAGCCGCTGACCGTGGTGCTGCGGAGCACCGTGCTCCCGGGCACCACTCGCAACGAGTTCATCCCTCTGATGGAATCGAGTTCAGGGCTGACCGAGGGCACGGACTTCTTCGTCACGTTCACCCCCGAGTTCCTCCGTGAGTCCTCGGCGATCATCGACTTCCAGAACCCTCCGCTCAGCGTGATCGGAGCCGAGCATCCCGCCTCCGCCGAACTCCCCGCGGAGTTGTTCTCATCACTGGGGGTTCCCGTTCAGGTCGTCTCTACCGGTGTCGCGGAGGGGCTCAAGTACGCGTCGAACGCCTATCACGCGGTGAAGGTGACGTTCGCGAACGAGATCGCGCGGATCTGCCAGGCATCGGACATCGACGGCCGTGAGGTGATGAGCCTCTTTGTACAGGACCGCGACCTCAATGTCAGCGCCAAGTACCTTCGCCCGGGTTTCGCTTTCGGAGGGTCTTGCCTGCCGAAAGACGTGAAGGCCTTGCAGCACCACGCGGACGAACTCGCCGAGACCGTTCCCCTTCTGCAGAGCCTCAACGACTCCAACGACCGCCACATCATGCGGATCGTGGACGTGGTGAAGGGGTTCGGCGTAACGTCCGTAGCGCAGATCGGCTTGTCGTTCAAGCCGTCGACGGATGATCTCCGCGAGAGCCCGTACGTGAAGCTGGCCGCAGCCTTGGAGGCCGAAGGTATCGCCGTGAAGGCCTATGACCCGATCGTCGACGTCGATCGTCTGATGGGTGCCAATGCCGCCTTCGTCGAGGCCACGCTGCCTCACCTCTCGGAGATGCTCACTGACTCCGTCACCGACTGCCTCGAGGGAGCGGAAGTGATCCTCCTCGGAACGAACAACGCGGAGGTGTGTGAGGAAGTACTGGCCCACGAGGCCGTGGCTGTGGTCGACCTGTCCGGAATGCTGCCTGTCAGGGTGGAGAACCTCCTCCGCAGCCGCGACGTCCGTCCCGGAACCCGTGCGTACACCGGTGCTGCATGGTGA
- a CDS encoding HTTM domain-containing protein, which translates to MKIFDRWVLRGPFTAEDVSIYRIVFAVAALLLLPNAQFLSSYPTSFFDPPPGPFQLLSELPPFPVLVALELALALALALVVFGIHTRVASVAAGLLMVSVFGLTYSFGKIDHTIFLPLIALLVVWTGWGARHSVDALSSRVPDRPVAQWPLRLLAVLIGVGFATAAVPKFLGGWLRPGTQATEGHYWYELLIDERTVGFAPLFGHITSPIFWEPLDWLTIALEGGLIIAAISWRSFRIMIAFAAVFHLGVLIMMNILFTTNVIAYAAFLPWGAVAAWLGARGLRGPGWSARFKRRAAWIAAPLLAVAAWAASVLLPIEVEDGIKFAIIIIGGIVGGAFLVLEAIRLVRWLQGRRARSPIEASSSN; encoded by the coding sequence ATGAAGATCTTCGACCGATGGGTGCTCCGCGGGCCATTCACCGCAGAGGACGTGAGCATCTACCGCATCGTCTTCGCCGTGGCGGCTCTGCTGCTCCTGCCGAACGCGCAGTTCCTCAGTTCGTACCCGACATCCTTCTTCGACCCGCCGCCGGGGCCTTTCCAGCTCCTGTCGGAACTCCCGCCGTTCCCGGTGCTCGTCGCGCTCGAGCTCGCACTCGCACTCGCACTCGCACTCGTCGTCTTCGGCATCCACACGCGCGTGGCCTCGGTCGCCGCAGGGTTGCTCATGGTCTCGGTATTCGGGCTGACCTACAGCTTCGGCAAGATCGACCACACGATCTTCCTCCCGTTGATCGCGCTCCTAGTGGTGTGGACGGGCTGGGGGGCCCGGCACTCGGTGGACGCTCTGTCGTCCCGCGTGCCGGATCGGCCCGTGGCGCAGTGGCCCCTCCGGCTGCTCGCCGTCCTGATCGGAGTGGGATTCGCCACGGCGGCCGTCCCGAAGTTCCTCGGTGGATGGTTGCGACCGGGCACGCAGGCGACCGAGGGCCACTACTGGTATGAACTCCTGATCGACGAGAGAACGGTCGGCTTCGCACCGCTGTTCGGTCACATCACCAGTCCGATCTTCTGGGAACCGCTCGATTGGCTGACCATCGCACTCGAGGGCGGACTCATCATCGCGGCCATCAGCTGGCGGTCGTTCCGGATCATGATCGCTTTCGCCGCAGTGTTCCACCTCGGCGTGCTCATCATGATGAACATCCTCTTCACCACCAACGTCATCGCCTACGCCGCCTTTCTGCCCTGGGGCGCCGTTGCAGCTTGGCTGGGCGCACGGGGCCTGCGTGGACCAGGTTGGAGTGCGCGGTTCAAGCGGAGGGCGGCGTGGATCGCTGCACCATTGCTCGCAGTAGCCGCGTGGGCGGCCTCGGTGCTGCTGCCGATCGAGGTCGAGGACGGGATCAAGTTCGCCATCATCATCATCGGGGGAATCGTCGGAGGTGCCTTCCTGGTACTCGAAGCGATCCGGCTCGTGAGGTGGCTGCAGGGTCGCCGAGCCCGGTCGCCCATCGAGGCTTCGTCGTCGAACTAG
- a CDS encoding acyltransferase family protein — MTTSRPEIATKQSGFRGDVQGLRAIAVGFVLIYHAGVPFLPGGYVGVDVFFVISGFLITSHLLRSLAVEGRVHFADFYARRARRILPAALTVLVLTVVASVIWVPPLQLKAMLQGAIATAFYVPNYYFALIGTDYLGEETPSLFQHYWSLGIEEQFYLFWPAVLALGFVVFRRSRGALFAFVAVLTGCSFIACVLMTTADQPWAFFSLPTRAWELGVGGLVAFLLGSRSGQGASTSRAPKRWAAVSSPLLSWAGLAGLAAAGFLFTDGTSFPGFSAALPVLATALLIIGGAGRAGLPQRILSIRPLLFIGAISYSLYLVHWPVLLIVQAAVGVRDPLPVWATAGLAVLCVPLAWLLFRFIETPARNPRALTNARPRRSLLIAGSASVVIAALCGAGIVAVGTIPLHSQRSAPAYTAAANPSGTDFVPENLRPELREASDANPIISDNGCHLDFAETDATGCQFGPDDAPDVALFGDSHAAHWFPPLAELADQGRIHLDSNTKSSCNSVTVVSTLNNEPYPECDQWRQNVIDRFAADPPDVVILANFARSTDVDHGSEDFDSYWEEGIVDVVRSLPASTDVIILGETPVMGITPSICLSAHLDDADYCGLAPEEAIDDGALNAERQAAEATGAQLLDLNPYICDADLCPPIIGNVLVYRDGHHLTVPFTTGLAGVFADAIESRL; from the coding sequence GTGACGACGAGCAGACCCGAGATCGCGACGAAGCAGTCGGGCTTCCGGGGTGACGTCCAAGGGTTGAGGGCGATTGCCGTCGGGTTCGTTCTCATCTACCACGCCGGTGTGCCGTTCCTTCCCGGCGGGTACGTCGGTGTCGACGTGTTCTTCGTCATCTCCGGCTTCCTGATCACGAGTCACCTGCTGCGATCGTTGGCGGTCGAGGGCCGCGTCCACTTCGCCGACTTCTACGCCAGGCGGGCCAGGCGCATCCTCCCGGCGGCCCTGACAGTCCTCGTTCTGACTGTTGTGGCGTCCGTCATCTGGGTGCCCCCGCTGCAGTTGAAGGCCATGCTCCAGGGTGCGATCGCCACGGCGTTCTACGTCCCGAACTACTACTTCGCTCTCATCGGCACCGACTACCTCGGGGAAGAGACGCCGTCCCTGTTCCAGCACTACTGGTCGCTCGGCATCGAAGAGCAGTTCTACCTGTTCTGGCCCGCGGTGCTCGCGCTGGGGTTCGTCGTGTTCCGTCGCTCTCGCGGTGCTCTCTTCGCCTTCGTCGCTGTGTTGACGGGATGCTCATTCATCGCTTGCGTGCTGATGACCACCGCCGACCAGCCCTGGGCATTCTTCTCCCTTCCGACTCGCGCGTGGGAACTCGGAGTCGGTGGTCTCGTCGCGTTCCTGCTCGGCTCGAGGAGCGGTCAGGGCGCGTCGACGTCCCGTGCGCCGAAGCGATGGGCGGCGGTCAGCTCGCCGCTGCTCAGCTGGGCGGGTCTTGCAGGACTGGCAGCCGCTGGGTTCCTGTTCACGGACGGGACGTCCTTCCCGGGCTTCAGCGCCGCACTCCCCGTGCTGGCCACGGCGCTGCTCATCATCGGCGGAGCAGGTCGAGCAGGGTTGCCGCAGCGCATCCTGTCGATCCGGCCGCTCCTCTTCATCGGCGCGATCTCCTACTCGCTCTATCTCGTGCATTGGCCCGTTCTGCTCATCGTCCAGGCTGCGGTAGGTGTGCGCGATCCGCTGCCCGTCTGGGCCACTGCCGGACTCGCTGTGCTGTGCGTCCCGCTCGCTTGGCTGCTGTTCCGGTTCATCGAGACGCCGGCGCGCAACCCACGCGCGCTGACGAACGCCAGGCCGCGCCGGAGCCTTCTCATCGCCGGGAGCGCTTCGGTCGTCATCGCGGCGCTGTGCGGTGCCGGAATAGTGGCGGTCGGCACGATCCCGCTGCACTCGCAGCGGTCCGCCCCGGCCTACACGGCGGCGGCGAACCCATCCGGCACCGACTTCGTGCCGGAGAATCTCCGGCCGGAACTCCGCGAAGCCAGCGATGCCAACCCGATCATCTCGGACAACGGCTGCCACCTCGACTTCGCCGAGACCGATGCGACGGGGTGCCAGTTCGGCCCAGATGATGCGCCGGACGTGGCGCTGTTCGGCGACTCGCATGCCGCCCACTGGTTCCCACCGCTCGCGGAATTGGCCGACCAGGGGCGCATCCACCTGGACTCCAACACCAAGAGTTCCTGCAATTCCGTCACGGTCGTCAGCACTCTGAACAACGAACCGTATCCGGAATGCGATCAGTGGCGGCAGAACGTGATCGATCGCTTCGCGGCCGACCCGCCAGACGTCGTCATCCTCGCGAATTTCGCGCGGTCGACGGACGTGGACCACGGGTCGGAAGACTTCGACAGCTACTGGGAGGAGGGGATCGTCGACGTCGTCCGCTCACTCCCGGCATCGACGGATGTCATCATTCTGGGCGAGACGCCCGTGATGGGGATCACTCCCTCCATCTGCCTTTCGGCTCACCTCGATGACGCGGACTACTGCGGTCTCGCTCCGGAGGAGGCGATCGATGACGGTGCGCTGAACGCGGAGCGTCAGGCGGCCGAAGCCACGGGGGCTCAACTCCTCGATCTGAACCCGTACATCTGCGACGCCGACCTGTGCCCGCCGATCATCGGAAACGTCCTGGTCTACCGCGACGGGCACCACCTGACGGTGCCGTTCACCACGGGGCTGGCGGGTGTGTTCGCCGACGCCATCGAATCGCGACTCTGA
- a CDS encoding polysaccharide pyruvyl transferase family protein has protein sequence MGVEFNNQGAYLMLRAAAERIREQFGMVPVVEFQNGPDLKKRLAGVYPIVPQRFYGLFTRLTKINALSRVWKRFPWVLPTEIAAVFDGSGFRYGDEWAHQRLDVSAGKLAAWKARGVPVYMLPQAFGPFDKTAEPTLTALRASRQIIARDPESLAHVESIFATGSGTVRLFPDFTAGLAGRFPSQHESHRGGTPIVPNVNIYARAAGPEAKQRYIENLAAIAVDLHERGLKPYGLAHEGRSDLDVLRRVASIVSKTSNIDLEIVEGLNGIELKGLIGTAPLLVSGRYHAVVSALSQGVPTIIHGWSHKYSHVADDFGVPELLCDPLGDASLSTDMIEYILDNAELGERIRIAGAEVRSRVEEMWASIESDLASQRGQR, from the coding sequence GTGGGCGTGGAGTTCAATAACCAGGGCGCGTATCTCATGCTGCGCGCCGCCGCGGAGCGCATTCGCGAGCAGTTCGGCATGGTGCCCGTCGTTGAGTTCCAGAACGGCCCCGACCTGAAGAAGAGGCTTGCCGGCGTCTATCCGATCGTCCCGCAGCGGTTCTACGGCCTTTTCACCCGCTTGACCAAGATCAATGCTCTCTCGCGGGTGTGGAAGCGATTCCCCTGGGTGCTCCCCACCGAGATCGCGGCGGTGTTCGACGGCTCGGGCTTCCGATACGGCGACGAGTGGGCGCACCAGCGCCTGGATGTGAGCGCCGGGAAGCTGGCCGCGTGGAAGGCCAGAGGTGTTCCGGTGTACATGCTGCCCCAGGCTTTCGGCCCGTTCGACAAGACGGCAGAGCCCACCCTGACCGCCCTGCGAGCATCACGGCAGATCATCGCGCGAGACCCCGAGTCGCTCGCCCACGTCGAGAGCATCTTCGCGACCGGCTCGGGAACGGTGCGCCTGTTCCCCGACTTCACTGCCGGGCTCGCCGGGCGGTTCCCCTCCCAGCACGAGTCGCATCGCGGCGGCACGCCCATCGTGCCGAATGTCAACATCTACGCCAGAGCCGCCGGCCCGGAGGCGAAGCAGCGCTACATCGAGAATCTCGCAGCCATCGCCGTCGATCTCCACGAGCGCGGACTGAAGCCCTATGGCCTCGCCCACGAAGGTCGCAGCGACCTCGACGTGCTCCGGCGGGTCGCCTCGATCGTCTCGAAGACGTCGAACATCGACCTCGAGATCGTGGAAGGGCTGAACGGGATCGAGCTGAAGGGGCTGATCGGGACCGCTCCGCTGCTGGTCTCCGGCCGGTACCACGCGGTCGTGAGCGCGCTGTCGCAGGGAGTCCCGACCATCATCCATGGCTGGAGCCACAAGTACAGCCATGTCGCCGACGACTTCGGCGTGCCGGAGCTCCTGTGCGACCCCCTCGGCGACGCGTCGCTGTCCACCGACATGATCGAGTACATCCTCGACAACGCCGAGCTCGGGGAGCGCATCCGGATCGCAGGGGCAGAGGTGCGCTCCCGCGTGGAGGAGATGTGGGCGTCGATCGAGTCGGATCTCGCGTCGCAGCGCGGCCAGAGATGA